A stretch of the Oncorhynchus mykiss isolate Arlee unplaced genomic scaffold, USDA_OmykA_1.1 un_scaffold_195, whole genome shotgun sequence genome encodes the following:
- the LOC118947721 gene encoding uncharacterized protein LOC118947721, producing the protein MEDCYPILISFMRNLTDEQWQVIYKGFKKPMTKEQLAKLCKTIVNSITQTTLQILLPALARILGVTGFYDNKYLAKEMCSCGGRALRPRSSTPSSKSSQTSLKAHLGMPEDSIISSAQEQLSKSDQMVAAGQLSEIDKVVGTMLENIEKISSEFGEELVYQESLRSSSSLSFSTAKSQKTEWEFALPGTPIPSELPESTAQPIVRCSVIDMSESTKPKTMVCDARTSMFAIA; encoded by the exons ATGGAGGACTGctacccaatcctcatctcattcatgcgcaatcttactgatga GCAATGGCAAGTGATCTATAAAGGATTTAAAAAACCT ATGACAAAGGAACAGCTTGCAAAATTGTGCAAGACCATTGTCAACTCCATTACACAGACCACCCTGCAGATCCTGCTGCCGGCCCTGGCCCGCATTCTAGGGGTGACGGGCTTTTATGACAACAAATATTTGGCGAAGGAGATGTGTAGCTGTGGCGGCAGGGCTCTCCGACCAAGGTCTAGCACACCCTCTTCcaagag ttcccagacctcaCTGAAAGCCCACCTGGGAATGCCAGaggacagtatcatcagcagtgcccaggagcaactgtcaaaatctgaccaaaTGGTGGCTGCAGGACAGCTTTCAGAAATAGATAAAGTGGTTGGAACTATGCTGGAGAACATTGAGAAGATAAGCAGCGAATTTGGCGAGGAATTGGTCTATCAAGAGTCACTGCGGTCTTCTTCCTCGTTGTCATTCTCAACTGCCAAATCACAGAAGACAGAGTGGGAATTTGcactccctggcactcccattcCTTCTGAGTTACCCGAGAGTACTGCTCAGCCCATTGTAAGATGCTCAGTCATTGACATGAGCGAATCTACTAAGCCAAAAACAATGGTGTGTGATGCCAGAACAAGCATGTTTGCCATAGCCTGA
- the LOC110513488 gene encoding uncharacterized protein LOC110513488, producing the protein MVSQVMYSVDSDAESRGSSPTESLQTSEPTISDVGNLLSGKSSPRLSPSGTIMATSETSNAAQILKANIDGEEVDTTSHSGVAQNIVKDDMSTSPDMVKDVTLPTPSSDNLGSDDDVTGLISMLVMRILTEIQTPAEDYPVDVTRKSQDLIPKVMEVFCAWSGCSETQAYPENLRIHKVYRVVYKNLLEEFGSEKILQQAVTTQDSSFDRILVKSLSEALLHRCNEALRAASRTSVKTTGPKALPLAEDVRASSGKLSFLQRLVRLTSNLKLFKKGNKKDSHRSESEQVQTTAEDGMLPSIVPHAAMSALPKDLPASSQQETPHKRPLLVRMFSAISKGLFKPFKQSLKTK; encoded by the exons ATGGTAAGCCAGGTCATGTACTCTGTGGATTCTGATGCAGAAAGTAGAGGATCCTCTCCAACTGAATCTCTCCAAACATCTGAACCCACTATATCTGATGTAGGCAATCTATTGAGTGGCAAGTCCTCCCCTCGGCTGTCTCCTTCTGGCACCATTATGGCAACAAGCGAGACCTCCAATGCAGCACAAATCTTGAAGGCCAACATTGATGGAGAGGAAGTGGATACCACCAGTCATTCTGGTGTAGCTCAAAACATTGTCAAGGACGATATGTCAACCAGCCCAGACATGGTCAAAGATGTCACACTTCCAACCCCATCCTCTGATAACTTGGGCAGTGATGATGACGTCACcggcctcatcagcatgttagtAATGAGAATTCTAACAGAAATCCAAACCCCAGCAGAAGATTACCCAGTTGACGTCACACGCAAGTCACAAGACCTTATCCCTAAAGTTATGGAGGTcttctgtgcatggtcaggctgctctgagacaCAAGCCTATCCAGAGAACTTGAGGATTCATAAAGTCTACAGAGTCGTCTATAAAAATCTGTTGGAGGAGTTTGGCTCGGAGAAAATCCTCCAACAGGCCGTGACGACTCAGGACTCTTCATTTGATAGGATTCTTGTCAAGTCTTTGAGTGAAGCGCTTCTCCACAGATGTAATGAGGCATTGAGGGCAGCCTCAAGAACATCAGTCAAAACCACCGGGCCTAAGGCTCTTCCACTGGCTGAGGATGTGAGGGCTAGCAGCGGGAAACTATCTTTTCTACAAAGGCTGGTCAGGCTGACAAGCAACTTAAAG CTATTCAAGAAGGGGAACAAGAAGGATTCCCACCGCTCTGAATCAGAACAAGTACAGACCACTGCTGAAGATGGCATGC tGCCCAGCATAGTGCCACATGCTGCTATGTCTGCACTGCCAAAGGATCTCCCCGCCAGCTCCCAACAGGAGACGCCTCACAAACGTCCACTTCTCGTCAGGATGTTTTCTGCCATCTCCAAAGGCCTGTTCAAGCCCTTCAAACAGTCCTTAAAGACCAAGTAA